One Papaver somniferum cultivar HN1 unplaced genomic scaffold, ASM357369v1 unplaced-scaffold_76, whole genome shotgun sequence genomic window carries:
- the LOC113344306 gene encoding cytochrome P450 704B1-like, producing MEVVNQLSVFFSSSKLNENKIEISIFLVSIVLAYIFMHRWNQRNLKGPKSWPFIGVLIELLRNYQRMHDWLTEYFVESKTLTLQLPFITSVYVADPANVEHILKTNFPNYPKGEDFQTCMKELLGDGIFNADGETWRQQRKTASHEFASRNLRNFSTVVFKDCALTLSGILHRASLHNKEIDMQELLLRMNLDSICKIGFGVDIGTLAHELPDNRFAKAFEQATGVVSFRFSNPLWKLQRFFNIGSEALFVQSIQVINEFTYGLIRKRKAELQEAKTTGDNGDKPKHDLLSRFIELNENLELNGDKYLRDVILSFILAGRDSTASTLSWLIYMIMKNPNVEEKIYEELIAFEENQTKAMTGYDPKDPTKSFPEKLKQFASLLNYDSLGKLSYMHATITETLRLYPAVPQDSKGVLEDDVLPDGTKVKAGGRVVYVPYAMGRMEYNWGPDALSFNPDRWFNKEGLFESASPFKFSAFQAGPRICLGKDSSYLQMKLTLAILCRFFKFHLVPNHPVTYKMMITIAMKHGLKLTVTTRPS from the exons ATGGAAGTAGTAAATCAACTTTCAGTGTTCTTCTCATCATCAAAACTTaatgaaaacaaaattgaaatcagTATTTTCCTGGTCAGTATCGTGTTAGCCTACATCTTCATGCACAGATGGAATCAAAGGAATCTAAAAGGCCCCAAATCATGGCCATTCATTGGGGTACTAATAGAACTTCTTAGGAACTACCAAAGAATGCATGATTGGTTAACTGAGTActttgtggaatcaaaaaccttGACGCTTCAACTGCCATTTATAACTTCAGTTTACGTTGCAGATCCTGCAAATGTAGAACATATTCTTAAAACCAACTTCCCCAACTACCCAAAGGGTGAAGATTTTCAAACATGCATGAAAGAGTTGCTTGGAGATGGAATATTTAATGCGGATGGAGAGACATGGAGGCAACAAAGAAAGACTGCTAGTCATGAGTTTGCATCTAGAAACTTGAGAAATTTCAGCACTGTTGTTTTCAAAGACTGTGCACTAACTCTCTCTGGTATCTTACACCGGGCGTCACTCCATAACAAGGAAATCGATATGCAG GAACTGTTGCTGAGGATGAATCTAGATTCTATATGTAAAATTGGATTTGGGGTGGACATTGGAACTTTGGCTCATGAATTACCCGATAATCGTTTCGCTAAAGCTTTTGAACAAGCAACTGGTGTTGTATCTTTTAGGTTCAGTAACCCTTTGTGGAAATTACAGAGATTCTTTAATATTGGGTCCGAAGCATTATTTGTTCAAAGTATCCAAGTTATTAATGAATTTACATACGGTTTAATTCGTAAAAGAAAAGCGGAGTTACAAGAAGCTAAGACAACTGGTGATAATGGTGACAAGCCAAAGCATGATCTTTTATCAAGATTCATTGAGTTGAATGAGAATCTTGAGTTGAATGGTGACAAATACCTTAGAGATGTCATCTTAAGCTTTATTTTAGCGGGACGTGACTCAACCGCATCAACATTATCTTGGTTGATATACATGATCATGAAGAATCCAAATGTAGAAGAGAAGATCTACGAGGAACTTATAgcctttgaagaaaaccaaaccaAAGCAATGACTGGTTATGATCCTAAGGACCCAACAAAATCATTTCctgagaaattaaaacaatttgcAAGTCTATTGAATTATGATTCACTTGGAAAGTTATCTTACATGCATGCAACAATCACTGAGACACTACGGTTGTACCCTGCAGTGCCCCAG GACTCGAAAGGAGTATTAGAAGACGATGTTTTACCCGATGGAACAAAAGTGAAAGCAGGTGGACGAGTGGTTTATGTTCCATACGCCATGGGGAGAATGGAGTACAATTGGGGGCCGGATGCCCTTTCATTCAACCCCGATAGATGGTTCAACAAAGAGGGTTTATTTGAAAGTGCATCTCCATTCAAATTCTCAGCATTCCAG GCTGGACCTAGAATATGCCTAGGGAAGGACTCATCGTATCTACAAATGAAGTTGACGCTTGCTATCTTGTGTAGATTCTTTAAATTCCATTTGGTTCCAAACCATCCTGTTACGTACAAAATGATGATAACTATAGCtatgaagcatgggttgaagctCACTGTAACTACCAGGCCATCTTGA